Proteins from a genomic interval of Clostridium sp. M62/1:
- a CDS encoding nucleotidyl transferase AbiEii/AbiGii toxin family protein, with product MIKTARQLKDLIRNLSRKKSADAQLLMRNYMMERFLDRISLSEYRDKFILKGGMLVAAMVGLDARSTMDLDATVKGTNVNVEDIENLISAIVSVPIDDGVKFQLKSISEIMDEAEYPGIRVNMTATFDGVVTPLKIDISTGDVITPGEVRYSFKLMLEERSIDIWAYNLETVLAEKLETIITRTTTNTRMRNFYDIYILEQLHGNTLNQQTLHDALLATAHKRGTERRLTDAKDVLDEVESSPVMQKLWESYRRKFSYAAELEWNIIMEAIRSLYALCE from the coding sequence ATGATAAAAACAGCGAGGCAGCTAAAAGATTTGATTCGTAATCTTTCCAGGAAAAAATCTGCGGATGCACAGCTTTTAATGCGAAACTATATGATGGAACGTTTTCTGGATCGTATCTCCCTTTCTGAATATCGTGACAAATTCATTTTGAAAGGCGGTATGCTGGTAGCGGCCATGGTTGGTCTGGATGCCCGCTCCACGATGGATTTGGATGCCACTGTAAAAGGCACCAATGTCAATGTGGAGGACATAGAAAACCTGATTTCTGCTATTGTGAGTGTTCCGATTGATGATGGTGTCAAATTTCAGCTGAAAAGTATTTCAGAGATTATGGATGAGGCGGAGTATCCGGGGATTCGAGTGAACATGACTGCAACCTTTGACGGTGTGGTAACTCCTTTGAAGATCGACATTTCTACGGGAGATGTCATTACCCCCGGAGAGGTCCGCTACTCTTTCAAACTGATGCTGGAAGAACGCTCCATTGATATTTGGGCGTACAATCTGGAAACAGTTCTGGCCGAAAAACTGGAAACGATTATCACCAGAACCACCACCAACACCCGCATGAGAAATTTCTATGATATTTACATTCTGGAGCAGCTTCATGGGAACACATTGAACCAGCAGACGCTCCATGATGCACTGTTGGCAACTGCCCATAAGCGTGGAACAGAAAGGCGTCTTACAGATGCAAAAGATGTTTTGGACGAAGTGGAAAGCAGTCCTGTTATGCAGAAACTTTGGGAATCTTACCGTAGGAAGTTTTCCTATGCGGCAGAGCTGGAATGGAACATCATTATGGAAGCGATCCGTAGTCTATACGCTCTCTGTGAGTAG
- a CDS encoding aminoglycoside 6-adenylyltransferase AadE: MRSEKEVYDIVLNFAKTDKRIRMVTLEGSRTNTNIPPDDFQDFDITFFVTDMDSFTSDDKWLDIFGERLILQKPEDMELFPAVEKGFSYLMLFTDDVKIDLTLLPLELIDEYFTWDKLVKLLLDKDNRIVKPPIPTDIDYHLQKPTQRMFDDCCNEFWNTTTYVVKGLCRKEILFAIDHMNDIVRKELLRMISWLIGIKQGFHFSLGKNYKFMKQYVPEELWERLMSTYNMDSYPHMWESFEQCMALFREVSSEVACQLDYQYPLYDEKISNYVIRQKKKYGIEDDNK; the protein is encoded by the coding sequence ATGAGATCAGAAAAGGAAGTTTATGATATTGTTTTGAATTTTGCAAAAACAGACAAACGCATTCGCATGGTTACTTTGGAAGGATCTAGAACAAATACAAATATTCCGCCTGATGATTTTCAGGATTTTGATATTACTTTTTTTGTTACGGATATGGACAGCTTCACAAGTGATGATAAATGGCTAGATATATTTGGTGAAAGGTTGATTCTGCAAAAGCCGGAAGATATGGAATTATTTCCAGCTGTAGAAAAGGGATTTTCATATTTAATGCTGTTTACTGATGATGTTAAGATAGATTTAACTTTGCTGCCGCTGGAACTGATAGACGAGTATTTTACATGGGATAAACTGGTAAAGTTACTGTTGGATAAAGACAACCGTATCGTAAAGCCGCCAATACCAACGGATATAGACTACCACTTGCAGAAGCCTACTCAAAGAATGTTTGACGATTGCTGTAATGAATTTTGGAATACTACAACATATGTAGTAAAGGGCTTATGCCGCAAAGAAATTCTTTTTGCTATTGACCATATGAATGATATAGTACGAAAAGAATTGCTTCGCATGATTTCCTGGCTGATTGGTATCAAACAGGGATTTCATTTCAGTTTGGGAAAAAACTATAAATTTATGAAGCAATATGTCCCAGAGGAATTGTGGGAACGACTTATGTCTACTTATAATATGGATTCCTATCCCCATATGTGGGAATCCTTTGAACAATGTATGGCATTGTTCCGGGAGGTTTCGTCAGAAGTGGCATGCCAGTTGGATTACCAGTATCCACTATATGATGAAAAAATCAGTAATTATGTGATTCGGCAAAAGAAAAAATATGGCATTGAAGATGATAACAAATAA
- a CDS encoding helix-turn-helix domain-containing protein, whose translation MALTIQERLKDLRVERGLTLEQLAEQTHLSKSALGSYEADEYKDISHYALIELAKFYEVTVDYLLGRSQTKNHPNADLADLRLSDDMIELLKSGRVDNSLLCELATHPDFPRLMADLEIYVNGVAGKQVQSANAIVDAVSATIMKQHNPGLTDPQLRQLIAAHIDDDSFCRYVIQQDINKIAFDLREAHKDDFFSVPEDNPLEDFLQTAEETTREDSDPEQAAMAFICKRLKLNYGKLSEEEKKWLKKIAQKSDLLKNPKPQRGRK comes from the coding sequence ATGGCCCTAACTATTCAAGAACGACTAAAAGACCTGCGTGTGGAGCGTGGCTTGACGCTGGAACAGCTTGCGGAACAGACGCACCTCTCCAAATCTGCGCTTGGCAGCTATGAAGCGGACGAGTATAAGGACATCAGCCACTATGCCCTTATTGAGTTAGCAAAGTTTTACGAAGTGACTGTTGATTATCTGCTGGGCCGTTCCCAAACAAAAAATCACCCAAACGCCGATCTTGCAGACCTGCGTTTGAGCGACGATATGATTGAACTATTGAAAAGCGGGCGGGTGGACAATTCCCTCTTGTGTGAACTGGCGACCCACCCGGATTTTCCCCGGCTCATGGCCGACCTTGAAATCTATGTGAACGGCGTAGCGGGAAAGCAGGTGCAGAGCGCAAACGCCATTGTGGACGCTGTGAGTGCAACGATTATGAAACAACACAATCCCGGCTTGACTGACCCACAGCTGCGACAGCTTATCGCCGCCCATATTGACGATGACAGCTTTTGCCGCTATGTGATACAGCAGGACATAAACAAGATAGCCTTCGACCTGCGGGAAGCCCACAAGGACGATTTTTTCAGCGTCCCGGAGGACAATCCTCTGGAAGATTTTTTGCAGACCGCAGAGGAAACCACCAGAGAGGACAGCGACCCGGAGCAGGCGGCTATGGCATTTATCTGTAAGCGGCTCAAGCTGAACTATGGGAAACTGTCAGAGGAAGAAAAGAAGTGGTTGAAAAAGATTGCACAGAAATCGGATTTGCTGAAAAATCCAAAGCCGCAGCGGGGACGCAAGTAA
- the mtnN gene encoding 5'-methylthioadenosine/S-adenosylhomocysteine nucleosidase: MKIGILCAGDEELAPFLPLISNCKITEKAMLKFHAGQIDSVEVVALFSGVCKVNAAIAAQLLIDVFCVDIIINSGTAGGMEPELEIFDTVISTEVCYHDVAPDILTEFHPWMNSVFFVADPKLIDMSKSAVDKLSTSGKVVWGRMVTGESFITDESRQKINDEFAPLTVDMETASIAHVCYANDIPFIAIRCVTDTEKHSGVDNFDGNCAKASSIAKDITVALLREIKKSW; the protein is encoded by the coding sequence ATGAAAATCGGAATTTTATGTGCGGGTGACGAAGAACTCGCCCCATTTTTGCCCTTGATAAGCAACTGTAAGATAACGGAAAAAGCTATGCTGAAATTCCATGCTGGACAGATTGATAGTGTAGAAGTTGTCGCCCTGTTTTCCGGCGTGTGCAAAGTAAATGCCGCCATAGCCGCTCAGCTTTTGATAGATGTATTTTGCGTGGATATAATTATCAATTCAGGGACAGCGGGCGGTATGGAGCCAGAACTTGAAATATTCGATACAGTTATCTCCACAGAAGTTTGTTACCACGATGTAGCGCCAGACATTTTAACGGAATTTCATCCGTGGATGAATTCTGTGTTTTTTGTGGCAGACCCAAAGCTGATAGATATGTCAAAGTCTGCTGTTGACAAGCTTTCAACTTCTGGAAAGGTAGTTTGGGGCCGTATGGTAACGGGAGAATCGTTTATAACCGATGAGAGCCGGCAAAAAATAAACGATGAATTTGCTCCCTTGACGGTTGACATGGAAACTGCCAGTATCGCTCATGTCTGCTATGCAAATGACATACCGTTTATCGCCATTCGGTGTGTGACCGATACTGAAAAACACAGCGGAGTTGATAATTTTGACGGAAACTGTGCAAAAGCATCAAGTATTGCCAAAGATATTACGGTTGCTTTATTAAGAGAAATCAAAAAGTCGTGGTAA
- a CDS encoding cysteine-rich VLP domain-containing protein, translating to MRDNPYKDLPPLERRPDGSLYRMTPAQRKQAASLIRQECCCCEDGNCIVLDDGDTCTCPQTVSFSVCCKWFRWAVLPLDGTLEAEIFRDKDLKRCVVCGGVFVPKSNRAKYCPGCAARVHRRQKTESERKRRSAVDS from the coding sequence ATGAGAGATAACCCCTATAAAGACTTGCCGCCGCTGGAACGCAGGCCGGACGGTTCCCTTTACCGCATGACACCGGCGCAAAGGAAACAGGCGGCCAGCCTGATACGCCAGGAGTGCTGTTGCTGTGAGGACGGCAACTGCATTGTCCTTGATGATGGGGACACCTGCACCTGCCCGCAGACAGTTTCTTTCTCGGTCTGCTGTAAGTGGTTCCGCTGGGCGGTCTTGCCGCTGGACGGGACGCTGGAAGCGGAGATTTTCCGGGATAAGGACTTGAAACGCTGTGTGGTCTGCGGCGGTGTGTTCGTCCCCAAATCCAACCGGGCAAAATACTGCCCCGGCTGTGCCGCCAGAGTTCACAGGCGGCAGAAAACAGAAAGTGAACGGAAAAGGAGGTCTGCTGTGGACAGTTAG
- a CDS encoding replication initiator protein A, translated as MTNTIYIHQPEKAFSFTRLPNFLFEAPTFKPLSNEAKVLYTFILRRTELSRKNGWADDCGRIFLYYPICEVVDLLHCGRQKAVNTLRELQYAGLVEIQKQGCGKPNRIFPKSYEAVPNTDFKKSRSGTPED; from the coding sequence ATGACAAACACGATTTACATTCATCAGCCGGAAAAGGCGTTCAGCTTCACCCGGCTCCCGAATTTTCTCTTTGAAGCCCCCACATTCAAGCCCCTGTCTAACGAGGCAAAGGTTCTGTACACCTTTATCCTGCGCCGGACAGAGTTATCCCGCAAGAATGGGTGGGCGGATGACTGCGGACGGATTTTCCTGTATTACCCTATCTGCGAAGTGGTTGACCTGCTCCACTGTGGGCGGCAGAAAGCGGTGAACACCCTGCGGGAACTGCAATACGCCGGACTGGTGGAGATCCAGAAGCAGGGCTGTGGAAAACCCAACCGCATTTTTCCAAAATCCTATGAAGCGGTTCCAAACACCGACTTCAAGAAATCCCGTTCTGGTACGCCGGAGGACTGA
- the mobV gene encoding MobV family relaxase — translation MAQHAILRFEKHKGNPARPLEAHHERQKEQYASNPDIDTSRSKYNFHIVKPEGRYYHFIQSRIEQAGCRTRKDSTRFVDTLITASPEFFKGKSPKEIQAFFQRAADFLIGRVGRENIVSAVVHMDEKTPHLHLTFVPLTKDNRLCAKEIIGNRANLTKWQDDFHAYMVVKYPDLERGESASKTGRKHIPTRLFKQAVSLSKQARAIEAALDGINPLNAGKKKEEALFMLKKWFPQMENFSGQLKKYKVTINDLLEENKKLEARAKASEQGKMKDRMERATLESELHNLRNFVDRIPPEVLAQVKRQQRHTVKER, via the coding sequence ATGGCACAACACGCAATTTTGCGGTTTGAGAAGCACAAGGGCAACCCGGCAAGGCCGCTGGAAGCCCATCACGAAAGGCAGAAAGAACAATACGCCAGTAACCCCGACATTGACACAAGCCGGAGCAAATACAATTTCCATATCGTCAAGCCGGAGGGACGCTATTACCACTTCATTCAGAGCCGTATCGAGCAGGCCGGATGCCGAACCCGCAAGGACAGCACACGGTTTGTCGATACGCTGATAACCGCCAGCCCGGAGTTTTTCAAGGGGAAATCTCCAAAGGAGATACAGGCGTTCTTCCAAAGGGCGGCAGATTTCCTCATTGGCCGGGTAGGACGGGAAAATATCGTGTCGGCGGTGGTACACATGGACGAGAAAACGCCCCACCTGCATTTGACCTTTGTTCCGCTGACAAAGGACAACCGCCTGTGTGCAAAGGAGATTATCGGCAACCGGGCAAACCTGACGAAGTGGCAGGACGATTTTCACGCCTATATGGTGGTGAAATATCCCGACTTGGAGCGTGGGGAGAGTGCCAGCAAGACAGGCCGGAAGCATATCCCCACCCGGCTTTTCAAACAGGCGGTTTCCCTCTCCAAACAGGCCAGAGCCATTGAAGCCGCCCTTGACGGCATTAACCCGCTGAACGCCGGAAAGAAAAAAGAGGAAGCCCTCTTCATGCTGAAAAAGTGGTTCCCGCAGATGGAGAACTTCTCCGGGCAGTTGAAAAAGTACAAGGTCACAATCAATGACCTGCTGGAAGAAAACAAAAAGCTGGAAGCAAGGGCAAAGGCCAGTGAGCAAGGCAAGATGAAAGACCGCATGGAACGGGCAACGCTGGAAAGCGAATTACACAATCTCCGCAATTTCGTTGACCGTATCCCGCCGGAAGTGCTGGCGCAGGTGAAACGGCAACAGCGGCACACAGTAAAGGAAAGGTGA
- a CDS encoding recombinase family protein yields MRLSRDDENYGDSVSIETQRTILQQYAKEQGLHVVGEYVDDGWSGTNFERPDFQRMMDDVEAGKVNCIVTKDLSRFGREHVMMDYYLEFLFPEKRVRYIAVAENEDTEKGLSDFVPFKNLFNEWFAKDTSRKVKAAFKAKFATGQRIGAYAPIGYRKHPEIKNKLIIDEETRWIVEKIFDLAIHGRGAASITRILIAEKVPTPGFINFQRDGTFANIYAGAPEEKSYAWTIAQVKSIMKDETYIGHTIHYRETNISFKNKRRIRKPQSEWVRVENTQEPIISEQVFRQVQEQIANRRRKCKDGTTQIFSGLVKCSDCGWSLSYGENRQNSKPYGHYHCSKYGQGTRQCSMHYIRYDVLYAYVLSRLQYWSGLVQHDEERLLKRLLNANDKGQAAARKKQAAELNKAEKRKAEVDTLFARMYEDWAAGRITEYNFSMLSGKYQSEQAELDTKIEQLQSAIATESQNAADAEKWIALMKECVNPTELTAELLNTLIEKIVVHEAVKGEDGSREQEVEIFYRFIGKID; encoded by the coding sequence ATGAGATTGAGCCGGGACGATGAAAACTATGGTGACAGCGTAAGCATTGAAACACAGCGGACAATCCTGCAACAGTACGCAAAGGAACAGGGACTTCATGTAGTCGGTGAGTATGTGGACGATGGCTGGTCGGGGACGAACTTTGAACGCCCGGATTTTCAGCGCATGATGGACGATGTGGAAGCCGGAAAAGTAAACTGCATTGTCACGAAAGACCTTTCCCGTTTCGGGCGGGAACATGTGATGATGGACTACTATCTGGAATTTCTGTTCCCGGAAAAACGGGTGCGCTACATCGCCGTTGCGGAGAATGAGGACACAGAGAAAGGGCTTTCCGATTTTGTCCCGTTCAAAAACCTGTTCAATGAATGGTTTGCGAAAGATACAAGCCGCAAGGTAAAGGCCGCTTTCAAAGCAAAGTTTGCCACAGGACAGCGTATCGGCGCTTATGCTCCCATCGGGTACAGGAAACACCCGGAAATCAAAAACAAGCTGATAATCGACGAGGAAACCCGCTGGATAGTGGAGAAGATTTTTGACCTCGCCATTCATGGCAGAGGGGCGGCCAGTATCACAAGAATACTGATTGCGGAAAAGGTTCCCACGCCGGGATTTATCAACTTCCAGCGTGACGGGACTTTCGCAAACATCTATGCGGGTGCGCCAGAGGAAAAAAGCTACGCATGGACGATAGCGCAGGTCAAGAGCATTATGAAAGACGAAACCTATATCGGCCATACCATCCACTACCGGGAAACAAACATTTCCTTTAAGAACAAGCGGAGGATACGCAAGCCCCAAAGTGAATGGGTGCGGGTGGAGAACACGCAGGAGCCGATTATCAGCGAACAGGTTTTCCGGCAGGTACAGGAGCAGATAGCAAACCGCCGCAGAAAATGCAAGGACGGTACAACACAGATTTTTTCCGGATTGGTAAAATGTTCGGATTGCGGCTGGTCGTTGTCCTATGGGGAGAACAGGCAGAACAGCAAGCCTTACGGCCATTATCATTGTAGCAAGTACGGACAGGGCACACGCCAATGCTCCATGCATTATATCCGCTATGATGTGCTTTACGCCTATGTCCTCTCCCGTCTGCAATACTGGTCGGGGCTGGTACAGCATGATGAAGAACGGCTCTTGAAGCGGCTGTTAAACGCCAATGACAAGGGACAGGCCGCCGCAAGAAAGAAGCAAGCCGCAGAGTTGAACAAAGCGGAGAAGCGGAAAGCCGAAGTCGATACCCTGTTTGCCCGGATGTATGAGGACTGGGCGGCGGGGCGTATCACAGAATACAACTTCTCTATGCTGTCCGGGAAGTACCAGAGCGAACAGGCTGAACTGGACACAAAGATTGAACAGCTTCAATCCGCTATCGCCACTGAAAGCCAGAACGCCGCAGACGCAGAAAAATGGATTGCCTTGATGAAAGAGTGCGTCAATCCAACAGAACTGACCGCCGAACTTTTGAATACGCTGATTGAAAAAATCGTTGTCCATGAAGCGGTCAAAGGTGAGGACGGAAGCCGGGAACAGGAGGTAGAAATCTTCTACCGCTTTATCGGCAAAATTGATTAA
- a CDS encoding CYTH domain-containing protein, whose product MEIERKYLIDRSLMPTDCLSRPFHQIEQAYLSTDPVVRVRREDDSFYLTYKSRGKMIREEYNLPLTAESYAHLLSKADGIVLTKKRYLIPLGQAEAEAGLTIELDVFEGAYEGLILAEVEFSSEEAALSFVPPSWFGREVTFTGEYQNSVLAMKTDR is encoded by the coding sequence ATGGAAATTGAACGCAAATATCTCATTGACCGGTCTCTTATGCCGACAGACTGTCTGTCCCGGCCGTTTCATCAGATCGAACAGGCTTATCTGTCCACGGACCCTGTTGTCCGTGTCCGCAGGGAAGATGACAGCTTTTACCTCACCTACAAATCCCGCGGAAAAATGATTCGGGAAGAGTACAACCTGCCTCTGACCGCCGAATCCTACGCTCACCTTCTGTCGAAGGCAGACGGGATCGTGCTGACGAAGAAACGGTACCTGATCCCTCTCGGCCAGGCAGAGGCAGAAGCAGGGCTTACCATTGAGCTGGACGTATTTGAGGGGGCCTATGAGGGACTGATTCTGGCGGAGGTGGAATTTTCCTCCGAGGAGGCGGCCCTCTCCTTTGTACCGCCTTCCTGGTTTGGGCGCGAGGTTACCTTTACAGGAGAGTACCAGAACAGTGTCCTGGCCATGAAGACAGACAGATGA
- a CDS encoding DUF975 family protein, with the protein MWSIGEVKRRGWRQIGLYYWPAFLLLLIFSLASGLGEVFRVDIDSLIEGIMEGGAFYGIWDMAAGLLLSFVAISGLVGLLVRIFVLNPMEVGVYRFFMESRAEGFSVGVSRILYAFSSGSYGNIVKIMFFRDLFLFLWTLLLIIPGIVKSFEYRMIPYILSENPDADMRDVFALTKDMMRGSKFQLFLFDLSFLGWYLLGILACGIGLFFVAPYVSAAEAEVYAELRNSVSGFPLRGFGERNTDSSGETENEGWGGYENQE; encoded by the coding sequence ATGTGGTCGATTGGAGAAGTGAAAAGACGCGGATGGAGACAGATCGGGCTTTACTACTGGCCGGCGTTCCTGCTGCTTCTGATATTCAGCCTGGCATCGGGACTGGGAGAAGTGTTCCGGGTGGATATCGACAGCCTGATAGAGGGAATCATGGAGGGAGGCGCGTTTTACGGGATATGGGATATGGCAGCAGGGCTTTTGCTCAGCTTTGTGGCTATCTCCGGTCTGGTGGGGCTGTTAGTCAGGATCTTTGTGCTGAACCCCATGGAAGTGGGCGTATACCGGTTTTTCATGGAGAGCAGGGCGGAAGGCTTCTCCGTGGGAGTCAGCAGGATTCTGTATGCCTTCTCATCGGGCAGCTATGGAAATATCGTAAAAATCATGTTCTTTCGGGATCTGTTCCTGTTTTTGTGGACCCTTCTGCTGATTATCCCGGGAATTGTCAAATCCTTTGAATACCGGATGATCCCCTATATTCTCTCAGAAAATCCGGACGCTGACATGAGGGATGTGTTTGCACTGACGAAGGATATGATGAGAGGAAGCAAGTTCCAGCTCTTCCTGTTCGACCTCTCCTTCCTGGGCTGGTATCTGCTGGGAATCCTGGCCTGCGGAATCGGACTCTTTTTTGTGGCGCCCTATGTGAGTGCGGCGGAGGCTGAGGTCTATGCAGAGCTCAGAAACAGCGTGAGCGGATTTCCTCTCAGGGGCTTCGGGGAGAGAAACACGGATTCATCCGGCGAAACGGAAAATGAAGGCTGGGGAGGCTATGAAAACCAGGAATAG
- a CDS encoding DJ-1 family glyoxalase III codes for MAEVYAFLADGLEEVECLAAVDVLIRGGVDVTLVSISDRREVTGSHGFHITADAVLDEVDLDRPDVYFLPGGMPGTKHLGSCEKLCSALVKAAGEGKRLAAICAAPSVLGSLGLLKGKTATCYPGFEGALGGAVHTTRGVVTDGMITTARGLGYALDLGLELLGLLTSREHAAEVKAAIQYDQNPDML; via the coding sequence ATGGCAGAGGTATACGCATTTCTTGCAGACGGACTTGAGGAGGTGGAGTGCCTGGCGGCAGTAGATGTGCTGATCCGGGGCGGCGTGGATGTGACGCTCGTATCGATTTCTGACAGGAGAGAGGTGACAGGCTCCCACGGCTTTCACATTACGGCGGACGCCGTCCTCGATGAGGTGGATCTGGACAGGCCGGATGTGTACTTTCTTCCGGGAGGAATGCCTGGAACGAAGCATCTGGGAAGCTGCGAGAAGCTGTGCAGCGCCCTGGTGAAAGCAGCGGGAGAGGGCAAGAGGCTGGCAGCCATCTGTGCAGCGCCCAGCGTGCTGGGAAGCCTCGGACTCTTAAAAGGGAAGACGGCTACCTGCTATCCAGGCTTTGAGGGCGCGCTGGGAGGCGCAGTCCATACCACCCGGGGAGTGGTGACAGACGGAATGATTACGACGGCAAGGGGGCTTGGCTATGCCCTTGATCTGGGGCTTGAGCTCCTCGGGCTTCTCACAAGCAGGGAGCATGCGGCAGAGGTGAAGGCAGCTATCCAGTACGATCAGAATCCGGATATGCTCTAA
- the tig gene encoding trigger factor: protein MSLQVEKLEKNMAKLTIEVSAEEFEKAMKAAYNHNKTRFNIPGFRRGKAPQAMIEKMYGAGIFYEDAANAVIDMSYPRELEACEEEIVSSPEIEVVQIEKGKPFIYTATVALKPEVTLGEYKGVEVEKTDATVTDEDVEKELKSVQDRNSRLVAVTDRPVADGDQTVIDFKGYVDGKAFAGGEGKDYPLTIGSHSFIDTFEEQMVGMNIGETKEIEVTFPTEYHAKDLAGKPAKFEVTVKEIKVKELPELNDEFASEVSDFETLAEYKENLKKTLTERKEKTAEAENENKVIDKVTDNAQMDIPEAMIKTRLRSMFDDYARRLQSQGLDINQYMQFTGMTRENIMDQMKPQAVRQIRTGLVLEKVAEAEKIEVPEEDIDAEIAKMAEAYKMEADKLKGLLGERELEQMKKDLAVKKAVELLVAEAKLV, encoded by the coding sequence ATGAGTTTACAGGTAGAAAAATTAGAAAAAAACATGGCAAAACTTACAATCGAGGTGTCCGCTGAAGAGTTCGAGAAGGCGATGAAGGCAGCTTACAATCACAATAAAACGAGATTTAACATTCCTGGCTTCAGACGCGGAAAGGCTCCGCAGGCCATGATTGAGAAAATGTACGGCGCAGGCATCTTCTATGAGGATGCAGCAAATGCAGTGATCGACATGTCCTACCCGAGAGAGCTTGAGGCATGCGAGGAGGAGATCGTTTCCTCTCCTGAGATCGAGGTAGTTCAGATTGAGAAGGGCAAGCCATTTATTTACACAGCCACTGTTGCATTAAAGCCAGAGGTGACATTAGGAGAGTACAAGGGAGTAGAGGTTGAGAAGACTGATGCCACTGTCACAGACGAGGACGTTGAGAAGGAATTAAAGAGCGTTCAGGACAGAAACTCCAGACTGGTTGCTGTTACAGACAGACCGGTTGCTGACGGAGATCAGACTGTAATCGACTTCAAGGGATACGTAGACGGAAAGGCCTTTGCAGGCGGCGAGGGCAAGGATTACCCTCTCACCATTGGTTCCCACTCCTTCATCGATACATTTGAGGAGCAGATGGTCGGCATGAACATCGGCGAGACAAAGGAGATTGAGGTAACATTCCCAACTGAGTACCACGCAAAGGATCTGGCAGGAAAGCCAGCAAAATTTGAGGTTACAGTGAAGGAGATCAAGGTAAAGGAGCTTCCTGAGTTAAACGATGAGTTTGCAAGCGAGGTTTCTGATTTCGAGACACTGGCTGAGTACAAAGAGAACTTAAAGAAGACTCTGACTGAGAGAAAAGAGAAGACAGCAGAGGCTGAGAATGAGAATAAGGTAATCGACAAGGTTACAGACAATGCTCAGATGGATATTCCGGAGGCTATGATCAAGACACGTCTTCGCAGCATGTTTGACGACTATGCAAGAAGGCTTCAGAGCCAGGGACTGGATATCAACCAGTACATGCAGTTCACAGGCATGACAAGAGAGAACATCATGGATCAGATGAAGCCGCAGGCAGTAAGACAGATCAGGACAGGCCTGGTTCTGGAGAAGGTTGCCGAGGCTGAGAAGATTGAGGTGCCAGAGGAGGATATCGACGCCGAGATCGCGAAGATGGCAGAGGCTTACAAGATGGAGGCTGACAAGTTAAAGGGCCTTTTAGGTGAGCGCGAGCTTGAGCAGATGAAGAAGGATCTGGCTGTCAAGAAGGCAGTTGAGCTTCTGGTAGCTGAGGCTAAGTTAGTATAA
- the clpP gene encoding ATP-dependent Clp endopeptidase proteolytic subunit ClpP produces MSLVPYVIESTSRGERSYDIFSRLLKERIVFLGEEVTDVSASLIVAQLLFLESEDPNKDIHLYINSPGGSVTAGMAIYDTMNYIKCDVSTICVGMAASMGAFLLAGGAKGKRLALPNAEVMIHQPSGGARGQATEIQIVAENILRTKKKLNEILAANTGQPYEVIERDTDRDNYMTAEEALKYGLIDRVIAGR; encoded by the coding sequence ATGAGTTTAGTACCTTACGTCATTGAATCCACCAGCCGCGGCGAGCGTTCCTATGACATTTTTTCCAGACTGCTCAAGGAGCGTATCGTATTTCTGGGCGAGGAGGTAACAGACGTGTCCGCAAGTCTGATTGTGGCGCAGCTTCTGTTCCTGGAGTCTGAGGATCCCAATAAGGATATTCACCTCTACATCAACAGCCCGGGCGGTTCTGTGACGGCTGGAATGGCTATCTACGATACGATGAACTACATTAAGTGTGATGTTTCCACTATCTGCGTCGGCATGGCAGCCAGCATGGGCGCCTTCCTTCTGGCAGGAGGGGCAAAGGGAAAGAGACTGGCTCTTCCAAATGCGGAGGTTATGATTCACCAGCCGTCCGGCGGAGCCAGAGGACAGGCGACAGAGATTCAGATTGTCGCTGAGAACATTCTCAGAACGAAGAAAAAGTTAAATGAGATTCTGGCAGCCAATACAGGCCAGCCGTATGAGGTCATCGAGAGGGATACGGATCGCGACAACTATATGACAGCTGAGGAAGCGCTGAAGTATGGACTGATTGACCGTGTCATTGCAGGCCGCTGA